From Verrucomicrobiia bacterium, one genomic window encodes:
- a CDS encoding four helix bundle protein produces MSTEQNAPQSCRELIAWQKGMLLARLIHRLTTKFSGEEKFGLVSRMRRAAVSIPSNLTDGQARRTAGEFVQFISHAEGSTGELDTQVTLSIELGFCSISEAGEVLGLIQELRKMLNALRRSVSHS; encoded by the coding sequence ATGAGCACTGAACAGAATGCACCGCAGAGTTGTCGCGAGTTGATTGCGTGGCAGAAGGGAATGCTGCTGGCCAGGCTCATTCATCGGTTGACGACCAAGTTTTCCGGCGAAGAGAAGTTTGGCTTGGTTTCCCGGATGCGGCGGGCTGCAGTTTCCATTCCCTCGAATTTGACCGACGGCCAGGCGCGGCGAACAGCGGGGGAGTTCGTTCAATTCATTTCCCACGCCGAAGGTTCCACCGGTGAATTGGACACCCAGGTGACGCTGAGCATCGAACTCGGGTTCTGCTCCATCAGTGAGGCCGGCGAAGTACTCGGCTTGATTCAGGAGCTGCGGAAGATGCTCAACGCTCTCCGCAGATCCGTCTCCCACTCATAA
- a CDS encoding ABC transporter permease, which yields MKDLKFACRQLLKNPGFTAVAVLTLALGIGATTAVFSIVDSVLLKRLPYDEPGQLVQVWEAPGPGQRNWVSPGAFLDWKEHGNFFEDLSLLDGRELNLTGEGEPERVSGLGMSASGLKILRARPVLGRGFAPDEDQPGKDQVVVLGHGFWQRRFGGDVSVVGRTIQLNDQSHTVIGVLAPTALPWGPSDFVVPIAVGPSAVNERGSHWLQAFGRLKPGETVERAETELSAVAAQLRPLYPAWKQGWGATLVPLHEQITGDTKPTLLVLFGAVGCVLLIACSNVANLLLAKSSGRQKEMAVRAALGAGRWRIVRQLLTESVLLSLAGASLGLLLALWGVEMVKHLNAVNLPRAGELGLDLRMLGFAMLVSLLAAVVFGLVPALQTSRINLNDMLKDGARTSSTGPRNRVRSGLIIAEVALSLVLLVGAGLLLNSFVRLAHVPPGINPQNVLTMQVSLPEKKYPDAARRTDFFERALERIGALPGVEAAGVVGKRPVRGGSMDTTFTIAGRSDAPPTGHGVDFDFCTPYYFQAAGIPLRKGRPFAWSDKVGSPRVVIINEALARQHFPNQDPLGQRIHLDVATGNLDEGWEIVGVVGDVRQHGLGKEVRSCVYRPQAYSFMGSGNLLVRTAIAPLALAETVRKAVLEIDPDQPVANIQTMENAIAGSLSQQRFVLVLLAGFAGAALLLAAIGLYGIIAYAVTQRTREIGIRMALGASRRDVLGLVVSHGMKLAAVGLVLGLAGAFGLTRVLVRMLYEVKPTDPATFAGVSLVLLGVALFACWLPARRAARVDPMVALRSDG from the coding sequence GTGAAAGATCTCAAATTCGCCTGCCGCCAGTTGCTGAAGAACCCCGGCTTCACCGCCGTGGCCGTGCTCACGCTTGCGCTCGGCATCGGAGCTACGACCGCCGTGTTCAGCATCGTGGACTCGGTGTTGCTGAAGCGGCTGCCTTACGACGAGCCAGGGCAGTTGGTGCAGGTGTGGGAGGCTCCCGGCCCCGGTCAGCGAAACTGGGTTTCCCCGGGCGCCTTTCTCGACTGGAAAGAGCACGGGAACTTCTTTGAAGACCTTTCGCTCCTGGACGGTCGCGAGTTGAACCTCACCGGCGAAGGAGAGCCGGAGCGCGTCAGCGGACTGGGAATGTCTGCCAGCGGCCTGAAGATCCTGCGGGCGCGACCGGTCCTGGGCCGGGGCTTCGCGCCGGATGAGGATCAGCCGGGCAAGGACCAGGTGGTCGTGCTGGGCCACGGATTCTGGCAGCGCAGATTTGGCGGTGACGTATCCGTCGTGGGGCGCACGATCCAGCTCAATGACCAAAGCCATACGGTGATAGGTGTCCTTGCCCCAACGGCCCTGCCGTGGGGGCCGTCCGATTTCGTCGTCCCTATTGCGGTCGGCCCAAGCGCCGTAAATGAACGCGGTTCCCACTGGCTCCAGGCCTTCGGCCGCTTGAAACCCGGCGAGACCGTGGAACGGGCCGAAACTGAACTATCGGCGGTGGCCGCACAGCTCCGTCCCCTGTATCCGGCGTGGAAGCAGGGCTGGGGCGCGACCCTCGTGCCGCTGCATGAGCAGATCACGGGCGACACCAAGCCGACGCTGCTCGTGTTGTTCGGCGCCGTGGGTTGCGTGCTGCTGATTGCCTGCAGCAACGTCGCGAACCTGTTGCTGGCCAAATCGTCGGGGCGTCAGAAGGAAATGGCGGTGCGGGCCGCGCTGGGTGCCGGGCGCTGGCGGATTGTCCGGCAGTTGTTGACGGAGAGCGTGCTGCTGTCGCTGGCAGGCGCGTCGCTCGGACTGCTGCTCGCGCTCTGGGGCGTCGAAATGGTCAAGCACCTGAATGCCGTGAACCTGCCCCGCGCGGGGGAACTCGGCCTCGACCTGCGCATGCTGGGATTCGCCATGCTGGTCTCGCTCCTCGCTGCGGTGGTGTTTGGACTGGTGCCGGCCCTTCAGACCTCGCGGATCAATCTCAACGACATGCTCAAGGATGGCGCGCGCACTTCCAGCACCGGTCCACGGAACCGTGTCCGCAGCGGATTGATCATTGCCGAGGTGGCGCTTTCGCTCGTTTTGCTGGTCGGCGCCGGTTTGTTGCTTAACAGCTTCGTCCGCCTCGCCCACGTTCCGCCGGGCATCAATCCCCAGAACGTCCTGACCATGCAGGTGAGCCTGCCGGAGAAAAAGTATCCGGACGCCGCGCGACGGACGGATTTCTTCGAGCGGGCGCTTGAACGGATCGGCGCTCTCCCAGGCGTCGAAGCGGCCGGGGTGGTCGGAAAGCGGCCGGTGAGAGGTGGGTCCATGGACACGACGTTCACGATCGCCGGCCGGTCGGATGCGCCGCCGACCGGCCACGGCGTGGACTTTGATTTTTGCACGCCATACTACTTCCAGGCAGCGGGAATTCCGCTGCGCAAGGGCCGGCCCTTTGCATGGAGCGACAAGGTCGGTTCGCCACGGGTGGTCATCATCAACGAAGCCCTGGCCCGTCAGCATTTCCCGAATCAGGACCCGTTGGGGCAGCGCATCCATCTCGACGTGGCCACGGGCAACCTCGACGAAGGCTGGGAGATTGTCGGCGTCGTCGGGGATGTCCGGCAGCATGGGCTCGGGAAGGAGGTCCGCTCCTGCGTGTATCGACCGCAGGCCTACAGCTTCATGGGGAGTGGAAATCTGCTGGTTCGCACCGCTATCGCCCCGCTCGCCCTGGCGGAGACGGTGCGGAAGGCGGTGCTCGAAATCGATCCCGACCAACCGGTGGCAAACATCCAGACCATGGAGAACGCGATCGCCGGTTCGCTGTCGCAACAACGTTTCGTGCTGGTGCTGCTGGCTGGATTCGCCGGCGCCGCGCTGCTGCTGGCCGCCATCGGCCTCTACGGAATCATCGCTTATGCCGTCACGCAACGCACCCGTGAGATCGGCATCCGCATGGCGCTGGGGGCGAGCCGTCGCGACGTGCTCGGGCTCGTCGTGAGCCACGGCATGAAGCTCGCCGCGGTCGGCCTCGTGCTCGGCCTGGCTGGGGCGTTCGGGCTGACGCGCGTGCTGGTCAGGATGCTTTACGAGGTCAAACCGACCGATCCGGCGACCTTTGCCGGCGTGTCCCTGGTCCTTCTGGGCGTGGCGTTATTTGCCTGCTGGCTGCCTGCGCGGCGCGCGGCGCGGGTGGACCCGATGGTGGCGCTGCGGAGTGATGGATGA
- a CDS encoding ABC transporter permease, which yields MISDLKFAIRQLLKNPGFSAVAVLTLALGVGAVTAIFSVVNAVLLRSLPYAEPDRLVRIYSEFPGFPNGGLRRFAFSGPEFLDLRRETTSWKSLDAWVTLGVNVGGDTHPTRATASAISGDLLGSLGAVPLLGRVLTPEDDVPGGPQVVVISYGLWQRAFAGDPGILGRDFLLNGGQFSVVGVMPESFQFPPGEMSPTELWVPIQVDPANPGGRADHGLNLVGRLRAGVSLEQAQAEIESLEKFWSQTGSGHVLDGTNHTIVSYGLHDEVVRGVRPALRMLLGAVAFLLLIACVNVANLLLARAESRQREIAVRCAVGAGLRRLGTQFVVEGLLLASMGVAVGLVMAFGGLKLLKSASLATLPRAGEIAIDAPVVLFAVTLSLVTGLVFGLAPLVHVVRRNLHHALKSAASSTTGVVRAQRFRQGLVVGQLALSLTLLIGAGLMLRGFWNLQEVNAGFDSKGVLTMSVALPGATYRGQEVHEFWTRLKGRLDALPGFEGVALVSGLPPHYSSTHSDTTIEGYVPTPDGPLQNVEFYQSVSPGYFETLRIRLIEGRFFDERDSPDSPEVVIVNQTMARTFWGSASALGRRVRPSGTTNWCTIVGVVSDSKNGGLENPTGTELYLPFTQNAGRGRSQRMFIVVRGAGEPSGLVGVVRRELRTLDPALPVAEIRTLGELMTAAQSRPRFLTVLLTLFAGVALILATVGIYGVIAYSVALRMKEIGLRMALGAQHRDVLGIVLGRGMLLTVCGIALGLVGAWVLTRFLGSLLFGITASDPATFVVVSIIFSAVALIATYIPARRATRIQAMEALRSE from the coding sequence TTGATTTCCGACCTCAAATTCGCCATCCGCCAACTGCTGAAGAACCCCGGCTTCAGCGCCGTGGCGGTGCTCACCCTGGCGCTTGGGGTTGGAGCTGTCACCGCCATCTTCAGCGTGGTCAACGCCGTGCTGCTTCGTTCGCTGCCCTACGCGGAGCCCGACCGCTTGGTGCGCATCTATTCCGAGTTTCCCGGCTTTCCGAACGGGGGCCTGCGACGGTTTGCGTTCTCTGGGCCGGAGTTCCTCGACCTGCGGCGCGAGACCACGTCGTGGAAGTCGCTGGACGCCTGGGTCACCCTGGGCGTGAACGTGGGCGGTGACACCCATCCCACGCGGGCCACGGCGTCGGCCATTTCGGGTGATCTGCTGGGTTCCCTGGGCGCGGTTCCGTTGTTGGGCCGGGTGCTGACGCCCGAGGACGATGTTCCTGGAGGACCGCAGGTCGTGGTGATCTCATACGGGTTGTGGCAGCGGGCGTTCGCCGGTGACCCGGGCATTCTGGGCCGCGATTTCTTGCTCAACGGCGGCCAGTTCAGTGTCGTCGGCGTGATGCCGGAATCGTTCCAGTTTCCTCCCGGCGAGATGAGTCCTACGGAGCTGTGGGTTCCCATCCAGGTGGACCCCGCCAACCCCGGCGGGCGGGCGGACCATGGTCTGAACCTGGTGGGTCGCCTGCGGGCCGGGGTGTCCCTGGAACAGGCTCAGGCGGAGATCGAGTCGTTGGAGAAGTTCTGGAGCCAAACAGGTTCGGGCCACGTTTTGGACGGAACGAACCACACGATCGTGAGCTACGGCCTCCATGATGAAGTCGTTCGCGGCGTTCGCCCCGCGCTGCGGATGCTTCTGGGAGCCGTCGCCTTTCTGCTCCTGATCGCCTGTGTGAATGTGGCCAATCTGCTGCTGGCGCGGGCCGAGTCCCGGCAGCGCGAGATCGCCGTGCGGTGTGCGGTGGGTGCTGGACTGAGGCGGCTTGGAACGCAATTCGTGGTGGAAGGTCTTCTCTTGGCGTCCATGGGGGTGGCCGTCGGACTGGTTATGGCCTTCGGGGGTCTGAAACTCCTCAAGTCTGCCAGCCTGGCCACCCTGCCGCGCGCGGGGGAGATTGCCATTGATGCCCCGGTGGTGCTGTTCGCGGTGACGCTGTCGCTCGTAACGGGCCTGGTTTTTGGTCTGGCACCGCTGGTTCATGTCGTCCGCCGCAACCTGCACCACGCATTGAAGTCCGCCGCCTCGTCAACGACCGGAGTGGTCCGGGCCCAGCGCTTCCGCCAGGGTTTGGTCGTGGGGCAATTGGCGCTTTCGCTGACCCTCCTCATTGGGGCGGGCCTGATGCTTCGTGGCTTCTGGAACCTGCAGGAGGTCAACGCCGGTTTTGATTCCAAGGGGGTCCTCACCATGTCTGTCGCCCTGCCGGGTGCCACCTACCGGGGACAAGAAGTTCACGAGTTCTGGACGCGACTCAAAGGCAGACTCGATGCGCTTCCGGGATTCGAGGGGGTCGCCTTGGTCTCCGGACTGCCGCCCCACTATTCCAGCACCCACAGTGACACCACCATTGAGGGCTACGTTCCAACCCCGGACGGTCCGCTGCAAAATGTGGAGTTCTACCAGAGCGTCAGCCCGGGCTACTTCGAGACCCTTCGGATCCGGCTTATCGAAGGCCGGTTCTTTGACGAACGCGACAGCCCGGACTCCCCGGAGGTGGTGATCGTCAATCAGACGATGGCGCGGACGTTTTGGGGAAGCGCCAGCGCATTGGGACGCCGCGTTCGCCCCAGCGGGACCACCAACTGGTGCACCATCGTCGGGGTGGTCTCCGATTCCAAGAATGGCGGACTGGAAAACCCGACGGGCACGGAACTTTATCTGCCGTTCACGCAGAATGCGGGACGGGGCCGATCGCAGCGCATGTTCATTGTGGTGCGCGGGGCTGGCGAACCATCGGGCCTTGTTGGCGTGGTCCGGCGCGAGTTGAGGACATTGGACCCCGCACTCCCAGTGGCGGAGATCCGCACCTTGGGTGAGTTGATGACGGCCGCCCAATCGCGCCCGCGGTTTCTCACGGTGTTGCTCACGCTGTTTGCGGGCGTCGCGCTGATCCTGGCCACCGTGGGAATTTACGGAGTCATCGCCTACTCGGTCGCGTTGCGGATGAAGGAGATCGGTCTCCGGATGGCACTGGGTGCGCAGCACCGTGATGTCCTCGGCATTGTGTTGGGACGCGGGATGCTGCTCACCGTGTGCGGCATCGCCCTGGGGCTGGTGGGAGCGTGGGTGCTGACCCGGTTCCTGGGCTCTCTGCTGTTTGGGATCACGGCCTCAGATCCGGCCACGTTTGTCGTCGTCTCAATCATCTTCAGTGCCGTCGCCTTGATCGCCACCTACATCCCCGCCCGCCGTGCGACAAGGATTCAGGCGATGGAGGCGCTACGGAGCGAGTGA
- a CDS encoding methyltransferase domain-containing protein — MTATQRLNPAGDVNYGKHGQHYSLQRRTDPRIADWIHRALGDARTVLNVGAGAGSIEPKDRYVVAVEPSEAMRSQRPKSLVPAIHGIAEQLPLDDQSVDASMALVTVHQWKDIDQGLKELRRVTRGPIVVLTFDGDAMDRYWLAHYAPELIAVERRRFPTLERISNGLGGATEILGVPVPIDCVDGFAEAFYARPESFLDATVRRSQSAWSFISEEDQQRFVRKLSDDLRSGFWDHQFGEWRTMPNFDGSLRLLIRNQSTLNSCAQRV, encoded by the coding sequence ATGACTGCAACTCAAAGGTTAAATCCAGCGGGAGATGTAAACTATGGTAAGCATGGGCAACATTACTCGCTTCAAAGACGAACAGACCCGCGAATTGCGGACTGGATACACCGCGCACTGGGAGACGCGCGCACAGTGCTTAACGTCGGGGCAGGTGCCGGCTCAATTGAGCCAAAAGACCGCTATGTCGTTGCAGTTGAACCGTCGGAGGCCATGCGAAGCCAGCGCCCCAAGAGCCTGGTACCCGCGATTCATGGCATCGCAGAGCAATTGCCGTTGGATGACCAGTCGGTCGATGCGTCTATGGCGCTTGTTACCGTGCATCAGTGGAAGGATATTGACCAGGGACTGAAGGAACTGCGACGCGTCACGCGAGGACCAATTGTGGTGCTTACTTTCGACGGTGATGCGATGGATCGCTACTGGCTGGCCCACTACGCCCCTGAACTGATTGCGGTTGAGCGCAGGCGCTTTCCAACTTTGGAGAGAATCTCTAATGGCCTCGGCGGGGCGACGGAGATCCTGGGCGTTCCCGTGCCGATTGATTGTGTCGATGGATTCGCCGAGGCCTTTTACGCTCGGCCGGAATCCTTTCTTGATGCCACGGTGCGACGATCCCAGTCTGCTTGGAGTTTTATATCAGAAGAAGATCAACAACGCTTCGTGAGGAAGCTAAGTGATGACCTGAGATCCGGATTTTGGGACCACCAGTTTGGAGAATGGCGTACAATGCCAAATTTTGATGGTTCATTGCGCCTTCTGATCCGGAATCAAAGCACGCTCAATTCCTGTGCTCAACGAGTTTGA
- a CDS encoding ABC transporter permease → MISDLKFAFRQLLKNPGFTAVAVLTLALGIAGSATIFSFVNALLFRPPPVAEPGALWQVWRHRPDATLPIKQHAVWSYPFLAHLRAHGRSIPALAGITVEPVKLSWNRDGFGESAQGVFVTGNFFEVAGVAPRMGRFFEFDEDQRPGTHPVVVVSHQFWRHALASDVQAIGRTIVLNGVALTVIGVAPEAFIGVFAGVVPDLWLPVMMRPAVMREADCLTSTGSHWLVGFTRLKPETTPARAQAELSALTRGFEQSIGGNRLQDGATLLPSLLVPIPLRGYVQGFSALLMGAVALVLLIACANAANLQLARAASRGGELAVRSALGAGRARIARQLLTESVLLAGLGGALGLLLSVWTTDLLLRLLPSNLPLRFEIAIDGRVLAFTVAVTVFTGLAFGMAPALQGGRLDLAAALKNQRQGLAARRSRFAQSLIVGQMALCLVLLVAATLCLRSLNEARSFDPGFVVKDRLAVGLSLGDQGYSPAQTREFQDRLLARVERLPGVNGAAWTRYLPLGPERNNGRLQIEGRTSPEGEAGFFFEQFGVGPGYFATVGTRVLKGREFTSADRTGTRRVAVINEAAARRFWPGENPIGQRLFNGAPTPENTLEIVGVVATGSYRTLGEEPLPAIFDCFRSHPSAMLVAHVTGASGPAFAAIRNLVREMDSRLVLTDATTLEEHLSLVLFPARASGLLLGVLGLVALILAVSGLFGVIAYSVSQRTREVGIRMALGARRGEVRRLVLRQGMKLAAIGIGVGLLGALATTQLLRRLLFGISPTDPVTFLAIPLLLLAVAWLACWLPARRAARVDPMVALRSDG, encoded by the coding sequence TTGATTTCCGACCTCAAATTCGCCTTCCGGCAGTTGCTGAAGAACCCCGGTTTCACCGCCGTGGCCGTGCTCACCCTTGCGCTCGGCATTGCGGGGAGCGCCACGATCTTCAGCTTTGTGAACGCACTTCTGTTCCGACCGCCGCCCGTGGCCGAGCCCGGAGCGCTCTGGCAGGTCTGGCGCCATAGGCCGGACGCTACGTTGCCGATCAAACAGCACGCCGTTTGGAGCTATCCGTTCCTCGCGCACCTCCGCGCCCACGGCCGATCCATCCCCGCCCTCGCCGGAATCACGGTCGAGCCGGTCAAACTGAGCTGGAATCGGGATGGTTTCGGGGAATCGGCCCAGGGTGTGTTCGTCACCGGAAACTTCTTCGAGGTGGCCGGAGTGGCTCCAAGGATGGGCCGGTTCTTCGAGTTCGATGAAGACCAGCGCCCCGGCACGCATCCGGTCGTGGTTGTCAGCCATCAATTCTGGAGACACGCGCTCGCGTCCGACGTTCAGGCGATCGGTCGTACGATCGTCCTGAACGGCGTCGCGTTGACCGTGATCGGCGTGGCACCGGAGGCGTTCATCGGCGTCTTCGCCGGGGTGGTGCCGGACCTGTGGTTGCCGGTCATGATGCGTCCGGCGGTGATGCGTGAGGCGGACTGCCTCACCAGCACCGGATCTCACTGGTTGGTCGGCTTCACGCGACTCAAACCGGAGACGACCCCGGCCCGGGCGCAGGCGGAGCTGTCGGCGCTCACCCGGGGCTTCGAGCAGTCCATCGGCGGCAACCGCTTGCAGGACGGGGCCACGTTGCTTCCCTCGCTGCTGGTGCCCATTCCGCTGCGTGGCTACGTGCAGGGATTCTCCGCTCTCCTGATGGGGGCAGTCGCGCTCGTGCTGCTCATCGCCTGCGCGAATGCCGCCAACCTACAGCTCGCCCGCGCCGCCAGCCGCGGGGGGGAACTGGCCGTGCGGTCCGCGCTGGGAGCGGGGCGCGCGCGGATCGCGCGGCAATTGCTGACGGAAAGTGTGCTCCTGGCGGGATTGGGCGGCGCGCTCGGGTTGTTGCTCTCCGTTTGGACGACCGATCTGTTGCTGCGGTTGCTGCCGTCCAATCTGCCCTTGCGCTTCGAGATCGCGATCGATGGCCGGGTGCTGGCCTTCACCGTGGCGGTGACCGTCTTTACGGGCCTCGCTTTTGGCATGGCTCCGGCGCTGCAGGGCGGCCGGTTGGATCTCGCGGCCGCCTTGAAGAACCAGAGACAGGGACTGGCGGCGCGACGGTCCCGCTTCGCCCAATCCCTGATTGTCGGTCAAATGGCGCTCTGCCTCGTGCTGCTCGTCGCCGCGACGCTCTGCCTGCGCAGCTTGAACGAGGCGCGTTCCTTTGATCCCGGCTTTGTGGTGAAGGACCGACTCGCCGTCGGTCTGAGCCTGGGCGACCAGGGGTATTCCCCGGCGCAGACGCGCGAATTCCAGGACAGGCTTTTGGCCCGCGTGGAGAGGTTGCCCGGCGTGAACGGCGCCGCCTGGACGCGGTATCTCCCGCTGGGCCCCGAGCGGAACAACGGACGCCTCCAGATCGAGGGTCGAACGTCGCCCGAGGGGGAGGCGGGCTTCTTTTTCGAACAGTTCGGCGTCGGGCCGGGCTATTTCGCGACGGTCGGCACCCGCGTGCTGAAAGGGCGCGAATTCACTTCGGCCGACCGCACCGGGACGCGCCGTGTGGCGGTCATCAACGAAGCTGCCGCCCGCCGCTTCTGGCCGGGCGAAAATCCCATCGGGCAACGTCTCTTCAACGGGGCTCCCACGCCGGAAAACACCCTGGAAATCGTGGGCGTGGTGGCGACCGGCAGCTATCGCACGCTGGGCGAAGAACCGCTCCCGGCGATCTTCGACTGCTTCCGGTCGCATCCATCGGCCATGCTCGTCGCCCATGTGACCGGCGCATCGGGCCCCGCTTTCGCCGCGATCCGCAATCTGGTTCGGGAGATGGACTCCCGGCTCGTGCTGACCGATGCGACGACCTTGGAAGAACATCTTTCCCTCGTACTGTTCCCCGCCCGCGCCTCCGGACTGCTGCTGGGCGTGCTGGGACTCGTCGCGTTGATCCTCGCCGTGTCGGGCCTCTTCGGTGTCATCGCCTATTCGGTCTCGCAGCGCACGCGGGAGGTTGGCATCCGCATGGCGCTGGGGGCGCGGCGGGGCGAGGTGCGGCGGCTCGTGCTGCGGCAGGGCATGAAGCTGGCCGCCATCGGGATCGGCGTCGGCCTGCTCGGCGCCTTGGCCACCACGCAACTGCTGCGCAGGCTGCTCTTCGGCATCAGCCCGACCGATCCGGTCACGTTCCTCGCCATCCCGCTGCTCCTGCTGGCGGTTGCGTGGCTGGCCTGCTGGCTGCCCGCACGCCGCGCGGCGCGGGTGGACCCGATGGTGGCGCTGCGGAGTGATGGATGA
- a CDS encoding ABC transporter permease, with product MNDLKSALRQLLKNPGFTAVAVLTLALGIGANTAIFGIVNAVLLKPLPYENPQQLVTISDSNPKRGFTQINASAASFFGWRDRTTSFSSLAAEVYESFNVATETVPFHVRGAYVTANYFEVLGPKFALGRGFATGEDELGRHQVVVITHDLWQTQFGGRRDIVGHTIRLSGEQTVVVGVLAPEFRTFNPRNIVGRPTAAFEPKLWMPYPFTPQERASDGRFFIGVGRLKSGVTVQSAQAEMNRLAAVAAEENPDRVDWGVAVRSLHEQVTAESAPMLVVILGSVGSVLLIACVNLANLSLARGRRRIREFAIRAALGAHWRQLIRLPVLECLLLAMIGGSLSLLIARWLLSVTPAWVPDSLPRIDSLALDWPVFGFALLVTVVTGFLTGLLPALQVVRSDPQTALAATNRGLAGGRVSGWRAGLAIAQVAVAVTLLAGAGLFLRSFQRLAAERPGFEPEQVLAADFTLHWQAYGDDSKRLRFLADLIVRISALPGVEAAATVHGAPFGSMLASTKRIALEGESMDMQNSARLAGYRQASPGYFQLMRIPVLRGREFASTDDESSRPVVIINQTLAKELFGGGDPLGRRITAGATGTNLAEVVGVIADVKSTGLDAPARPEVYLCCRQYAVWIHSLVVRTRDEPAALAAAINREFLALDREVPAYNFRPLDDAVSGSIASKRFVTLLTATFGAVALGLVVLGIAGVLTNAVVQRRQELGVRKALGAQDGDLVRLILKEGMKLVALGSVIGILGALAWTRLIASQLHHTSPFDLGTCLGVLALLLATTLFACWLPARQATKVEPMEAMRTE from the coding sequence ATGAACGACCTGAAATCCGCCCTTCGCCAGTTGCTGAAGAACCCTGGCTTCACCGCCGTGGCCGTGCTCACGCTCGCGCTCGGCATCGGCGCAAACACCGCCATCTTCGGCATCGTCAATGCCGTGTTGCTGAAGCCACTCCCCTATGAGAACCCGCAGCAGTTGGTGACAATATCTGACAGCAACCCAAAGCGGGGCTTCACTCAGATCAATGCTTCGGCGGCCTCTTTCTTTGGCTGGCGCGACCGCACCACATCGTTTTCCAGTCTGGCGGCCGAGGTTTATGAATCCTTCAACGTGGCCACGGAAACAGTGCCCTTCCACGTTCGAGGAGCCTACGTCACGGCCAACTACTTTGAGGTGCTCGGGCCGAAGTTCGCCCTGGGTCGCGGCTTTGCGACGGGTGAGGATGAACTGGGCCGGCACCAGGTGGTGGTCATCACCCATGATCTCTGGCAAACGCAGTTCGGCGGCCGGAGGGACATCGTCGGGCACACGATTCGCTTAAGCGGCGAACAGACGGTTGTCGTAGGCGTGTTGGCCCCGGAGTTCCGGACCTTCAACCCGCGAAACATCGTTGGCCGACCAACGGCAGCCTTCGAGCCGAAGCTCTGGATGCCGTATCCGTTCACGCCGCAGGAGCGGGCTTCGGATGGCCGTTTCTTTATCGGCGTCGGGCGCTTGAAATCGGGCGTAACCGTGCAGTCCGCCCAGGCCGAGATGAATCGTCTCGCCGCAGTCGCAGCCGAAGAAAACCCGGACCGGGTCGATTGGGGAGTGGCCGTGCGTTCGCTGCATGAACAGGTCACCGCCGAGTCGGCACCCATGCTGGTGGTGATCCTGGGCTCCGTCGGGTCGGTGTTGCTGATTGCGTGTGTGAACCTGGCCAACTTGTCTCTGGCTCGTGGCCGGCGGCGCATCCGGGAGTTTGCAATCCGCGCGGCGCTTGGGGCGCACTGGCGGCAGCTTATCCGATTGCCGGTTCTGGAGTGTCTGCTGCTGGCGATGATCGGCGGTTCCTTGAGCCTGCTCATCGCCCGTTGGCTGTTGTCGGTCACACCGGCGTGGGTGCCGGACAGCCTGCCTCGAATCGACTCGCTCGCGCTGGATTGGCCGGTGTTTGGGTTCGCACTCCTCGTTACGGTTGTCACGGGATTCCTGACCGGTCTCTTGCCCGCGCTCCAGGTCGTGCGGAGTGATCCGCAGACGGCATTGGCCGCAACCAATCGTGGTCTTGCTGGCGGAAGAGTGTCCGGGTGGCGAGCCGGGTTGGCCATCGCGCAAGTCGCGGTCGCCGTGACGCTCCTGGCTGGCGCGGGATTGTTCCTCCGAAGTTTTCAACGGCTGGCGGCGGAACGGCCGGGCTTCGAACCGGAACAGGTGTTGGCTGCGGACTTCACTCTTCATTGGCAGGCGTACGGCGATGACTCGAAACGCCTGCGCTTCCTCGCCGACCTGATTGTGCGGATCAGCGCCCTGCCGGGAGTCGAGGCGGCAGCCACGGTGCATGGCGCGCCTTTCGGGAGCATGCTCGCCTCGACCAAACGCATCGCCTTGGAAGGCGAAAGCATGGACATGCAGAACTCCGCCCGCCTCGCCGGCTATCGGCAGGCCAGTCCGGGCTATTTCCAGTTGATGCGAATTCCGGTGTTGCGCGGACGCGAATTCGCTTCCACGGACGACGAAAGCTCGCGGCCCGTGGTGATCATCAATCAAACACTGGCGAAGGAACTCTTCGGCGGCGGCGATCCTCTCGGTCGTCGCATCACTGCAGGGGCGACGGGAACCAACCTCGCGGAAGTCGTCGGCGTGATTGCGGATGTGAAATCAACCGGGCTGGACGCGCCGGCGCGGCCGGAAGTCTATCTCTGCTGCCGCCAGTATGCCGTGTGGATTCATTCGCTCGTGGTGCGCACCCGTGACGAACCCGCCGCTCTGGCGGCGGCCATCAATCGGGAGTTCCTTGCGTTGGATCGCGAAGTGCCAGCCTACAATTTCCGACCGCTTGATGACGCAGTGAGCGGTTCAATTGCTTCCAAGCGTTTCGTCACGCTGCTCACGGCCACCTTCGGCGCCGTCGCGCTCGGTCTGGTCGTGCTCGGCATCGCGGGTGTCCTGACCAACGCCGTCGTCCAGCGCCGGCAGGAACTCGGTGTTCGGAAGGCATTGGGAGCCCAGGATGGTGACTTGGTTCGATTGATCCTCAAGGAAGGGATGAAGCTCGTTGCCTTGGGCTCTGTGATCGGCATTCTCGGCGCCCTGGCCTGGACGCGATTGATTGCCAGCCAGCTTCACCACACCAGTCCCTTTGATTTGGGAACTTGTCTCGGAGTGCTCGCCTTGCTGCTGGCGACGACGCTGTTTGCCTGCTGGCTCCCGGCCCGACAGGCGACGAAGGTCGAGCCGATGGAGGCGATGCGAACGGAATAA